The DNA segment GATCGTGCGTTGCCCACGCTGCTGTGAAGAATTTCCTTTGAATGAGATTTTGGACCAGCTTCCTCCAGAAGCGGAGATCGTCTCCGGGCCAGGCTCGCAAGAGCATACCGTCATGCCGACGAGTCTGGCAGACGCTACCGAGTATGTTCTCGCCGGGGAAGAAACCAAGCCGGCGGTTCCCGACTTCCGTTTTAAAGAAACGGGGTCGCTCCGTCCCGATATGCCCCCCATGGCCAAGATCGATTCTTCTCGCCCCTCGCGCAAGCCCAAACGCCCTGAACCGAACCTTGGCCTGGAATTCGTCAAAGTTGTGGTCGGCGGGATCGTGGGCTTGGGCCTGGCCGTCATGGCAATCATCTGGACCATGCACCGAGACCCGCTCGGTATCGCCCACAAACTACCGGTTCAAGCGTACATGATCTTGCCGGAAAAAATGCGCACCGACGAGATGAAAAAATACGCTCGCGGAGAAGCTCCGGCGGCCACGCCAGAGGAAGATGAAGAAGAGATCGAACTGACCGTCGAAAAGATCTCGATCGAGAAATTCCCCGTCGATGAAGAACCAGCCGATCTAGCTCCCCTCAACGAGCCTCCAGTCGCTGAACCTCTGACCTTCGAGCCCCCGATGACTGAGCTTCCCTTGGCCGAGCCTGCCCTGAAGAATCCACGGCTGGAAACGCCGCCAGTCGATCCCCGAGTGGCCAACGAGCCTCTACAGCCAATGGCGCCCACTGCTGAGGATCAAGCCAGCAATCCGAACGCTCCGCCAACGCTGAGCTTGGCAGAAGAAGTTTCGATGGCAACCGAGGCAACCAATTTACTTGGTGAAATTGGCGCCCAGATCCCCGAACCCCCGGGCGCGGAACCAACACCACCTACGAATGTGGGTAATGTCGACCTATCTCCGGTTGATGATGGCGAAAATTAGCCGCGAACTTCGGCGGCTGAATTCCTTGTGGTTGCGATTGGCTGAGGGTCGCCAAGATTTGGTCTACTGCAGCAGCTAGGTCGTCGACAATATTGGCCACCAACGCGGCCCCTGACGCTTCCGCTTCGCTGAGCAATTCTTGCTCGGCTTCTTTACCGTAGCCGGTACGGACCAAAATCCCTCGTGCCCCGGCACTGACGGCAGCCCGTAGATCGGATCGTTTATCCCCCACCAGATAGGCCTGAGCTAAGGAAACGTTCTCTTGGGCGGCAGCGGCGCTCAGCATTCCGGTGCGTGGCTTCCGACATTCGCAATCGACCAGATATTGTTTAACGATTGCCCCAGGATGATGCGGACAATAGTAATAGGCATCAATCGATGCCCCATGATCGGCCAGTAGTTTATCGAGGTAGCTGTGGACCAGTTCGACATCGTCCTCGGTATAGAAGCCACGGGCGATTCCCGATTGGTTGGTAACCACAATCACGGGAATTCCCGCTTGGTTCAGCCGGGCAATCGCTTCGGCAGCCCCAGGAATAAGCCGCAACTGATGAGGCGAGCTGAGGTATTTGACTTCCTCGTTGATCGTTCCGTCGCGGTCCAAAAAAACCGCCGGGCGTCCGGGACCTGTCCAGATCTTCGTATCCATCGTCATGCCAGAGTTCCATTAGGTGGACCCAACTGCTCATCCAAATCGAGGGGCAGTTTTACCGTTTTCCCCAGGCTGACCCAAGGTCAATCTTCCGTATGAATTCCGTATGAAACTTGCTCGCCTTTGACTTGAAGGGGGCAGTATCGGCTAAGATACAAGTTCCAATCCCCATTGAGTTCATCGCAAGAGTTTGTCAGCCAAAGGCTCGAAGGACAGATGACACAGGAAATTACGGCCCGATTAATCGATCAGAACCTCAAAACTTCGTCCACAGAACCGGAGCTGTCCGATCCCTCGTGGCGTGATGCCTATTCCGATCGAGACCTGGGGTGGCTGCAATTTAACAGTCGAGTCCTGCACGAAGCCCTTGATGAACGCAACCCAGCCCTGGAACGGGTCAAGTTTCTGGCCATCTTCACGTCGAACTTAGACGAGTTCTTCATGAAGCGTATTGGCTTGCTAAGAACCCGTAGCCAAGCCGAACGACTCAAGAACCGCGTAATCGGCCCCGTTCCGATTCAACAACGCTTGCACGAGATGCGTCAGGTGATCATCCCCATGCTGCAGAAGCGGGGGCGTTGCTTTCGGCGTGATTTGAAACCGCTGCTAGCAGAGCACAACATCCACCTCTTAGATTGGGATCAGCTCTCCGAGACGCAGCGTGAGAAGGCGAATCTGTTTTTTAATCGCAACGTTTACCCGGCCCTCACTCCTTTGGCGCTCGACCCTGGGCATCCATTTCCTTATATGTCGAACTTATCGACATCGCTGGGATTTGTGCTGCGTGTGCCTGATTCGGAAGAGAACCTCTTTGCCCGCGTGAAGGTTCCCAACATCTTGCCACAATGGATTCAGCTCGATTCCGAGATGGACGATGCCCGCCACTACATCCGCTTGGCCGATCTGATTCACTACAACGCGGAAAAGCTTTTCCCAGGCATGACCATTATCGATTCGAGCCTCTTTCGCATTACCCGAAATTCGGAAGTGGAAATCGAAGACGACGATGAATCGGAAAGCATCCGCACGATCGTGGCCGAAGAACTGCGGCAACGCAAGTTCGAGCCGGTCGTACGACTCGAACTTTCCGAGAACCCTAACCCCTGGGTCCGCTCGCTGCTGATGCACCAGTTTGATCTGTCCGAGGACGATGTCTACGAAGTGCCTGGCGAGTTAGATTACGCAGGCATGTGGCCGCTGGCTTCCTTAGACGTGAAAGAGCTGCGGGATGAACCGTGGAACCCGATCGTCCCGCCAGATTTGGCCGGGGAAGAAGCGGATATTTTTTCGGTCATCAAGTCAGGCGACTTCCTCGTTCACCATCCGTACGAAAGCTTCGACGCCAGTGTCGAACAGTTTATTCGGGCCGCAGCCAAAGACCCCAAGGTTGTCGCGATTAAGATGACCGTGTACCGCGTGGGGGACGACACACCGTTCGTCCGCAGCTTGATCCGCGCCGCCGAAACGGGCAAGCAAGTTGCCTGTTTAATCGAACTGAAAGCCCGTTTCGATGAAGAGCGTAATCTTCACTGGGCCAAAGAATTAGAAAAGATCGGCGCGCACGTTGTCTATGGCGTGCTGGGCTTGAAAACTCACACCAAGATCGCCTTGGTTGTCCGACAAGAATCGGATGGTATTCGCTGCTATGCCCACATCGGCACCGGCAACTACCATGTGAAAACGGCGCGGCTGTATACCGACCTCGGCCTGTTTACCTGCGAACCGACTTTGACGACCGATGTGGTCAACCTGTTTCACGCCCTGACCGGACGCTCGCGTGAACCGAGCTTTCAAAAGTTACTGGTTGCCCCGACCAACATGCGAGAGCAATTCCTGGCGAAGATTCGCCGCGAGATTGAATTTCAAAAAGCGGGCAAGCCGAGCTTGATCATCTTGAAAGTCAACCAATTGGAAGACTCCGAGATGTGCCAGGCGATTATCGCTGCCTCGCAAGCTGGCGTACGTGTGGAATGTATCGTGCGTGGTTTTTCGTGCCTCCGTGCTGGCGTGCCTGGCCTGACCGAGAACGTAACGATTCGGAGCATCATCGGACGTTTCCTCGAACATTCGCGGATCTATTATTTTCAGTCCGGCGCTGAAGACCCACTCGAAGGCGAGTTCTACATCGGCTCTGCGGACTGGATGCAGCGCAACCTCAGCAACCGCGTGGAAGCGGTCACCCCAATCGAATTGCGTTCGCATCGCGAGCGATTGTGGGAAATCATGGAAGTCCTTCTCAAAGATCGACGCCAGTCCTGGGTCATGCAGCCGGATGGCAGCTACGAGCAACTTGTTGCCACCGAAGACGATGACGACATCTCGCGTCTAGGAACGCATCGCACCCTGATGCTGCTGACCCAACAGCGAATGAAAGAGCGAATCAAGTAGCCGAACCCCCACGTGCCAGATCGATCTTGAACTGTTCCCAGACGGCTGCGTAATACTTAGCGGTCCTACCGAATTAGCTTTGTACCCTGACTAGAGTCACCCACTCATTTCAGGAGACCGACTCGATGCTTGCATCTAAACTCTTTTTCCGTTTCTCATTTTTGGTCAGCTTGTTTTCTGTTTCCCTGCTGGGAGGTGAAAGCCACGCTCAGATGCAAATTGCTCGACCGCCAGCACTCGAAAGCCGTATGGCTGCTCAGGGTGATTGGCATGTGGCCGGCGAGGTGGCTCCTGAAGAGCTTGAGCTTACCCCAGATGAAAAGCGGAACATCCTTGTATATGAACGAGGCAACCGGGCCGTCGTGCATATCACCACGCGCAGCGTTCAGGTCGATGCCTTCTACCTGATGGAACGCCCCGCCGAAGGCTCAGGTAGCGGTAGCGTCCTCAACAAAAGCGGGCTTATTCTTACCAACTATCACGTGATCGAAGATGCCCGCGACATCCGGGTTACGTTGTTTAACGGCGAGAGCTATGTGGCCTCGCTGGTTGGGCAAGACCCGGTAAACGATATTGCCGTGCTGAAGATCGATGCCCCGCCAGAAGTTCTCTTTCCAGTTCAATATGGCGACTCCTCGAAGCTGCGTGTCGGACAGAAGGTGTACGCCATTGGAAATCCGTTTGGCCTGGAACGCACGATGACCATTGGCATTATCTCCAGCTTGAATCGCGTGCTTCCTTCCCGTTCCGGCAGAACGATGAAATCGATCATCCAGATCGATGCTGCCCTCAATCGCGGCAATTCTGGCGGCCCCTTGTTTGACAGTAGCGGACGGCTGATCGGCATGAACACGGCTATCGCCTCGCGAACGGGCGAGAATACCGGTGTCGGCTTTGCGATTCCCATTGCCTCGGTTAAACGAATCGTACCGCAATTGGTTGCCAACGGTCGTGTTATCCGCCCTGATATCGGTATCACGCGGGTATATCAAACGGACAACGGCCTGATGGTCGCCACCGTCACTCAGGGAGGCCCTAGCGATCAAGCAGGCATTCGTGGATTTCGCCTGGTCCGCGAACAAATTCAACGTGGCCCGTTCGTTTACGAACAAACTCGCATCGATCGAAGCGAAGCCGATACGATCATCGGAATCGACGGTCAACGCGTGCAAACCGCCGACGACCTGCTTTCGGTGGTCGAAAACAAACAGCCTGGCGAGCAGGTTGTCTTAACCATCGTGCGCGAAGGGGAAACGATCTCGCTGCCAGTAAAACTCGGAGAAGGAGACTAACGGGCAACACCGATTTTTCCAACTCGCCCGGCTCGTCCGCAAACGACATGCAAGTGACTTACCAGAATCAGCCGGAAGACATCTTTGCTTTGCTGCATGCGTTATCGTGGCGAGAGCGCGTAGCTGCTTATCTTCAAGTCTTCGGCTTGGGGCACTGCATTTGGCCGGTCGCCCTGCTGCTGATCGTGCTAGGAGAGTGGGCTATCCTTCAATGGATTGCGGCCTTCGTCGGCCTGTTTTTGCTGTACTACACGTACATTTACGCGAGAAACTGGTGGCAACTCCCTCCTCAAGTTCATATCATTCCGGGCGAGCTTCAGATTCGCCTGACCACCGATTTCTTAGAAGCAATCACGCAACGCGGCTATTCACGGCGCCGCTGGACAGCGATCTCCAAGATTGTGGATCTGCCCAATCATCTTGTCATTTACGTACAAGCCTATCGTTACCTAGCCATCCCTAAAAAGTATTTTACTTCGCCTGAACAAGCTCAAGAATTTCTCGCTCGCCTCACCCAACTCCAAGCCGCAGCTTTGTCGGGACCGATGCCATCGCTCGACTGGGAAGAGTTCCGCCGCGATTTCAATCTCGATCAGTTCTCGCTGATTAAACATCTTCAGTGGAAGCCCAACCCTCAACTTTCCGCCCGGATCGATACGCTGGGGATCGACAAAGATGGCACCCAATCGCTTCCAACCATCTGGGGGTTAATCGGCCAACTGATCTTCCCTGGCTTTCTGGCCCTATTCTTGTTCTTTTTGAAGCGATCGTCCAGCAGCGATGGGCTGTACACGTCTTTCACGCTGCACTATACGCTTCTTATGCTGGCCATCCTGTTTGCGTTCATCTTTGGGATGCAGTTGTATACCTATTTACGGTATCGCAAGGCCCTGGCTCGACAAACAACCCTGCAACGCCCTAATCAGCTTTGGTTTTATCAAGAAGGGGTCGGCACCATCACGGAAGATACTCTGTCGTTCCACTTCTGGAAGACGCTCGGTTCGGTCGAGCAAGATCGTGATGCGATTGTCCTGCAAGAAGCTCCCCCGTTTGTTTACGCAATCGTTCCCAAGTCCAGCTTCACGAGCCCCGAAGAGGAAGAAGTCATCCGCGAACGCATGCAGCAGTGCTACATCAACGCTCACGAGACGGTTCAAGAAGCGATCCTTGCTGAAACGGCCAACGAAGCAATTGTGGCTGACCTAATCGACAACCCGTTTCGCTCTCCTCCGACAACACCCCCTTAGAAATGGGGAGTAGGGCGAGGCAGTTCCGGTTGCGGACGCTTTACAACCGGTTCGTTGACGGTTAGCAACTGTTCGACCAACAACTCGGCATCATCTGCCAGGTTCGCCATGCGTGCCTCCCACATGGGATTGATCAGGGTTGTCTGAGCGAACAAATCTGCCCCAAAACAAGACATCACGGTGCCTGCGATATCACGATTCAGATCGGCATTAGCAGGTTCATTCACTAACGGATTTCCAAACGCATCGACCGCAGAGTCAAGCAGCATCGTCCAGGTCGCATGACGGGTCATCGCATTGCGTTCGCCACGAATATCGCTGCCAAACTCTCGTACACGCGATTGATCGTAGCCAAAGCTATTTACGTCGGTTTCCGCCG comes from the Bremerella cremea genome and includes:
- a CDS encoding S1C family serine protease gives rise to the protein MLASKLFFRFSFLVSLFSVSLLGGESHAQMQIARPPALESRMAAQGDWHVAGEVAPEELELTPDEKRNILVYERGNRAVVHITTRSVQVDAFYLMERPAEGSGSGSVLNKSGLILTNYHVIEDARDIRVTLFNGESYVASLVGQDPVNDIAVLKIDAPPEVLFPVQYGDSSKLRVGQKVYAIGNPFGLERTMTIGIISSLNRVLPSRSGRTMKSIIQIDAALNRGNSGGPLFDSSGRLIGMNTAIASRTGENTGVGFAIPIASVKRIVPQLVANGRVIRPDIGITRVYQTDNGLMVATVTQGGPSDQAGIRGFRLVREQIQRGPFVYEQTRIDRSEADTIIGIDGQRVQTADDLLSVVENKQPGEQVVLTIVREGETISLPVKLGEGD
- a CDS encoding YcxB family protein → MTYQNQPEDIFALLHALSWRERVAAYLQVFGLGHCIWPVALLLIVLGEWAILQWIAAFVGLFLLYYTYIYARNWWQLPPQVHIIPGELQIRLTTDFLEAITQRGYSRRRWTAISKIVDLPNHLVIYVQAYRYLAIPKKYFTSPEQAQEFLARLTQLQAAALSGPMPSLDWEEFRRDFNLDQFSLIKHLQWKPNPQLSARIDTLGIDKDGTQSLPTIWGLIGQLIFPGFLALFLFFLKRSSSSDGLYTSFTLHYTLLMLAILFAFIFGMQLYTYLRYRKALARQTTLQRPNQLWFYQEGVGTITEDTLSFHFWKTLGSVEQDRDAIVLQEAPPFVYAIVPKSSFTSPEEEEVIRERMQQCYINAHETVQEAILAETANEAIVADLIDNPFRSPPTTPP
- the gmhB gene encoding D-glycero-beta-D-manno-heptose 1,7-bisphosphate 7-phosphatase, with translation MTMDTKIWTGPGRPAVFLDRDGTINEEVKYLSSPHQLRLIPGAAEAIARLNQAGIPVIVVTNQSGIARGFYTEDDVELVHSYLDKLLADHGASIDAYYYCPHHPGAIVKQYLVDCECRKPRTGMLSAAAAQENVSLAQAYLVGDKRSDLRAAVSAGARGILVRTGYGKEAEQELLSEAEASGAALVANIVDDLAAAVDQILATLSQSQPQGIQPPKFAANFRHHQPEIGRHYPHS
- the ppk1 gene encoding polyphosphate kinase 1; the encoded protein is MTQEITARLIDQNLKTSSTEPELSDPSWRDAYSDRDLGWLQFNSRVLHEALDERNPALERVKFLAIFTSNLDEFFMKRIGLLRTRSQAERLKNRVIGPVPIQQRLHEMRQVIIPMLQKRGRCFRRDLKPLLAEHNIHLLDWDQLSETQREKANLFFNRNVYPALTPLALDPGHPFPYMSNLSTSLGFVLRVPDSEENLFARVKVPNILPQWIQLDSEMDDARHYIRLADLIHYNAEKLFPGMTIIDSSLFRITRNSEVEIEDDDESESIRTIVAEELRQRKFEPVVRLELSENPNPWVRSLLMHQFDLSEDDVYEVPGELDYAGMWPLASLDVKELRDEPWNPIVPPDLAGEEADIFSVIKSGDFLVHHPYESFDASVEQFIRAAAKDPKVVAIKMTVYRVGDDTPFVRSLIRAAETGKQVACLIELKARFDEERNLHWAKELEKIGAHVVYGVLGLKTHTKIALVVRQESDGIRCYAHIGTGNYHVKTARLYTDLGLFTCEPTLTTDVVNLFHALTGRSREPSFQKLLVAPTNMREQFLAKIRREIEFQKAGKPSLIILKVNQLEDSEMCQAIIAASQAGVRVECIVRGFSCLRAGVPGLTENVTIRSIIGRFLEHSRIYYFQSGAEDPLEGEFYIGSADWMQRNLSNRVEAVTPIELRSHRERLWEIMEVLLKDRRQSWVMQPDGSYEQLVATEDDDDISRLGTHRTLMLLTQQRMKERIK